From Planctomycetia bacterium, the proteins below share one genomic window:
- a CDS encoding type VI secretion system contractile sheath large subunit, with protein MRYEMSFGDLGAAKSLPPAATTKFRIAILGDFSGAGNSGRLDTGDDLAAHKPQSVDVDNFDTILKRMKIKLHLPLAADGGAVEVPLAEIDDFHPDQLYDNVEVFSELSGLRDRLKNKGSFAAAAKELQAWRGELGDDAGAYAKPKDRSSTMPHGKLSDFARLVGSSAEEREETPADELIKQIVGPFVTAAKDPKQDEMVAAVDAALSEAMCRVLHHPDFQTLESLWRSVELLVRKLDSGSNLQIVLFDVSAEEAAADLSAAESLNETGLYKLLVEQPALDAQQGAFALIVGGYTFEQTPPHAELLGRIAKIATAARAPFLAAISNDCIKKLKPDEIHPLIKESWEALRGLPEANYLGLTAPRFMLRWPYGKKTEPIDSFAFEEFTRREGVSGMLWGNGAFLAALLLGETFQKQGLKAMKLGSVLTVGEMPYYYYTDSDGDQVALPCTDRLLSEALCQHVTGQGFMPLVSIKGRPEVRLASFQSLAGKTIFGPWSSEQITPSSMSTSGGAKPAVAGSAKQAEPEPAPVEESAAPAVSAAEAASADAELDALLASLGSSDPAPAAAGGDEIDPELAALLADL; from the coding sequence ATGCGCTATGAAATGAGTTTCGGCGACCTGGGTGCCGCGAAGTCGCTGCCGCCGGCCGCGACGACCAAGTTTCGCATCGCCATCCTCGGCGACTTCTCCGGCGCAGGGAACTCCGGCCGCTTAGACACAGGCGACGACCTCGCCGCGCACAAGCCGCAATCGGTCGACGTCGACAACTTCGACACGATCTTGAAACGGATGAAGATCAAGCTCCACCTGCCGCTCGCGGCCGACGGCGGCGCGGTGGAAGTGCCGCTCGCCGAGATCGACGACTTTCATCCCGACCAGCTGTACGACAACGTCGAAGTGTTCAGCGAGCTCTCCGGCCTGCGCGACCGCTTGAAGAACAAGGGTTCGTTCGCGGCCGCGGCGAAGGAACTGCAAGCTTGGCGCGGCGAACTCGGCGACGATGCCGGCGCTTACGCCAAGCCGAAAGACCGCAGCTCGACGATGCCGCACGGCAAGCTGAGCGACTTCGCGCGGCTCGTCGGCAGCTCGGCCGAAGAGCGCGAAGAGACGCCGGCCGATGAGTTGATCAAGCAGATCGTCGGGCCGTTCGTCACGGCTGCGAAAGATCCTAAGCAAGATGAGATGGTCGCCGCGGTCGATGCCGCGCTCTCGGAAGCGATGTGCCGCGTGCTGCACCATCCCGATTTCCAAACCCTCGAATCGTTGTGGCGCTCCGTCGAATTACTCGTGCGTAAGCTCGACTCCGGCAGCAATCTCCAGATCGTGTTGTTCGATGTGTCGGCCGAAGAAGCCGCGGCCGATCTGAGCGCGGCCGAATCGCTGAACGAGACGGGCCTGTATAAGCTGCTCGTCGAGCAACCGGCGCTCGATGCCCAGCAAGGGGCGTTCGCGCTGATCGTCGGAGGTTACACCTTCGAGCAAACTCCGCCGCATGCCGAGCTGCTCGGGCGGATCGCGAAGATCGCGACGGCGGCCCGCGCGCCGTTTCTCGCGGCGATCAGCAACGACTGTATCAAGAAGCTCAAGCCGGACGAGATTCATCCGCTGATTAAGGAATCGTGGGAAGCGCTGCGCGGCTTGCCCGAAGCGAACTATCTCGGGCTCACGGCTCCGCGCTTCATGCTGCGCTGGCCGTACGGTAAGAAGACCGAGCCGATCGATTCGTTCGCCTTCGAGGAGTTTACTCGCCGCGAAGGGGTGAGCGGAATGCTGTGGGGCAACGGCGCGTTTCTGGCCGCGCTCTTGCTCGGCGAGACGTTTCAGAAGCAGGGGCTCAAGGCGATGAAGCTCGGCTCCGTGCTCACCGTCGGCGAGATGCCGTATTACTACTACACCGATTCCGACGGCGATCAGGTCGCGCTCCCCTGCACCGATCGGCTGTTGTCGGAAGCGTTGTGCCAGCATGTGACGGGCCAGGGCTTCATGCCGCTGGTGTCGATCAAAGGCCGGCCCGAGGTTCGGCTCGCGAGCTTCCAATCGCTTGCCGGCAAGACGATCTTCGGCCCTTGGTCGAGCGAACAAATTACGCCGTCGTCGATGTCGACCTCGGGCGGCGCGAAGCCTGCGGTGGCGGGGAGCGCGAAGCAGGCCGAACCGGAACCGGCCCCCGTGGAAGAGAGCGCCGCTCCGGCCGTCTCGGCAGCGGAAGCAGCGAGTGCCGATGCGGAACTCGACGCGCTCTTGGCCTCGCTCGGCAGCTCCGACCCGGCACCTGCGGCAGCGGGGGGAGACGAAATCGATCCCGAGCTCGCGGCCCTGCTCGCCGATTTGTAA
- a CDS encoding ion transporter: protein MIERIRLFVNSKGFQYGVLALIVAAGALVGLETSPSLTAKYDHIFDALNTIIVWAFVVEAGLKMAQYGSKFYKYFLDPWNVADFIITVICVLPLDIGFATVLRLARVIRALRLVTTIPRLQLIADSMIKSIPSMFYVGILLFLTFYIYGVMGVHLFGANDPVHFRDLPNAMLSLFRVVTLEEWTAIMDIQMLGSNVYPGFENITDIPTKPEARPYVAPLYFISFVFLGTMIMLNLFIGIIVGSMSEAQDESVKRHLKDMKDAGQERSYDDEFMAMDETLEGLKKQIHTMRLRLENKAEAEQADEASR from the coding sequence ATGATAGAGCGAATTCGTCTGTTCGTGAATTCCAAGGGGTTTCAATACGGCGTGCTGGCGTTGATCGTCGCGGCCGGCGCGCTCGTCGGGTTGGAAACTTCACCGTCGCTCACCGCGAAATACGACCACATCTTCGATGCCCTGAACACGATCATCGTCTGGGCCTTCGTCGTCGAGGCCGGGCTGAAGATGGCGCAGTACGGCTCGAAGTTCTATAAGTATTTTCTCGATCCTTGGAACGTCGCCGACTTCATCATCACGGTCATTTGCGTGTTGCCGCTCGATATCGGCTTCGCCACGGTGCTCCGGTTGGCGCGCGTGATTCGGGCCTTGCGCCTCGTCACCACGATCCCGCGCTTGCAGCTCATCGCCGACTCGATGATCAAGAGCATCCCGTCGATGTTCTACGTCGGCATCCTGCTCTTCCTCACGTTCTACATCTACGGCGTAATGGGGGTGCATCTGTTCGGTGCGAACGATCCCGTTCACTTTCGCGACTTGCCGAACGCGATGTTGTCGCTGTTTCGCGTGGTCACGCTCGAAGAGTGGACCGCGATCATGGACATCCAGATGCTCGGGTCGAACGTCTATCCGGGCTTCGAGAACATCACCGATATTCCGACGAAGCCCGAGGCTCGGCCTTATGTTGCGCCGCTGTATTTCATCAGCTTCGTCTTCCTCGGCACGATGATCATGTTGAACTTGTTCATCGGCATCATCGTCGGCAGCATGTCGGAAGCGCAAGACGAGAGCGTGAAACGGCATCTGAAAGATATGAAAGACGCCGGCCAAGAGCGGAGCTACGACGACGAGTTCATGGCGATGGACGAAACGCTCGAAGGGCTCAAGAAGCAAATCCACACGATGCGCCTCCGGCTCGAAAACAAAGCCGAGGCCGAACAAGCGGACGAGGCTTCGAGATAA
- the tssK gene encoding type VI secretion system baseplate subunit TssK: MRNLPVHWYEGVFLRPHHFQAADRYWAEQVQVSGQWSNPYSYGLHEIAFSKEALANNQFELRKLQARMRDGTLVDLDSGQTPDRLDIKEAISGLGKAVADLSEAFDKSATVRVYLAIPRTVLGRTNVGSPDNPGDARFIDSSTSIHDESWGGNDEEIQFRRLNVRLLLSTQDLSGYELLPLAQIKRVSEGEAAPQLDDAYIPPLLRIEAWTGLGKDLVRATYDLIGRKIEMLSQQITNRGIGLESHEPGDADRILMLSVLNTAYATLGVTAFAQGVHPREAYTELCRIVGQLSIFGPDRRATGVPPYDHDDLQRVFTEIRLRIEMLINAVRDYEYEQRSFIGVGLGMQVSLEPRWFNSDWQWYIGVNKGDLSQRECLDLLQQLDWKLGSSRQVELLFKHRASGVQLTVIERSVRALPARQDWIYFEVPRQDTPAWHDVQQTQSLAMRLKDSLILNLDKLQGEQTLVVSAFGRKVTMKFALFAVPLQV; encoded by the coding sequence ATGCGAAATCTTCCGGTCCATTGGTACGAAGGGGTTTTCCTCCGACCGCACCATTTTCAAGCTGCCGATCGCTACTGGGCCGAGCAAGTTCAAGTCTCCGGGCAGTGGAGCAATCCCTATAGCTACGGGCTCCACGAGATCGCCTTCAGCAAGGAAGCGCTCGCGAACAATCAGTTCGAGCTGCGCAAGCTTCAGGCCCGTATGCGCGACGGCACGCTCGTCGATCTCGACTCGGGCCAAACTCCCGACCGGCTCGACATTAAAGAAGCGATCTCCGGTTTGGGGAAGGCCGTCGCCGATCTGAGCGAGGCATTCGACAAGTCGGCGACCGTGCGCGTCTATCTAGCGATTCCGCGCACGGTGTTGGGGCGCACGAACGTCGGCTCGCCCGACAATCCGGGCGACGCGCGGTTCATCGATTCCTCGACCTCGATCCACGACGAAAGTTGGGGAGGCAACGACGAAGAGATTCAGTTTCGCCGGCTGAACGTGCGCCTGCTCCTCTCGACGCAAGACCTGTCGGGCTACGAGCTCCTGCCGCTCGCGCAGATCAAGCGCGTAAGCGAAGGGGAAGCGGCCCCGCAGCTCGACGACGCTTATATTCCGCCGCTGTTGCGCATCGAAGCCTGGACCGGGCTCGGCAAAGATCTCGTCCGCGCGACGTACGACTTGATCGGCCGGAAGATCGAAATGCTCAGCCAACAGATCACGAATCGGGGCATCGGGCTGGAAAGCCACGAGCCGGGCGATGCCGATCGCATTCTCATGCTCTCGGTGTTGAACACGGCTTACGCCACGCTCGGCGTGACGGCCTTTGCGCAAGGGGTGCATCCGCGCGAAGCGTATACGGAGTTGTGCCGCATCGTCGGACAGCTTTCGATCTTCGGGCCCGACCGCCGCGCGACCGGCGTGCCTCCTTACGACCACGACGATCTCCAGCGCGTCTTCACCGAGATTCGCTTGCGCATCGAGATGCTGATCAACGCCGTGCGCGACTATGAATACGAGCAGCGGAGCTTCATCGGCGTCGGTCTGGGAATGCAGGTGTCGCTCGAGCCGCGCTGGTTCAACTCCGATTGGCAGTGGTATATCGGCGTGAACAAGGGAGACCTGTCGCAGCGCGAATGTCTGGACTTGCTCCAGCAGCTCGACTGGAAACTCGGCAGCAGCCGGCAGGTCGAGCTGTTGTTCAAGCATCGTGCGTCGGGCGTGCAGCTTACGGTGATCGAGCGGAGCGTTCGCGCACTGCCGGCCCGACAAGATTGGATTTATTTCGAGGTGCCGCGGCAAGACACTCCGGCTTGGCACGACGTACAGCAGACGCAAAGCTTGGCGATGCGTTTGAAGGACTCGCTGATTCTCAACCTCGATAAACTGCAAGGAGAGCAAACCCTCGTCGTCTCGGCATTCGGCCGGAAGGTGACGATGAAGTTCGCGCTTTTCGCCGTTCCCCTACAGGTATGA
- a CDS encoding tetratricopeptide repeat protein, which produces MSDANPARDAQRNPSSAPDETLLLSLELQAQLRLRPDDARLRYEAGEQHRRGGRLQAARAEFAEAARLAPRVSAAHFQLANADYALGRFEEAVAAYERSHELDPQASTANNRGNALAQVRRIDDAIGAFEAALRLDPEFVPAYVNLGQAYTARGEFQQAMNFLMQALSRNPQHPKAQALLGDALSGLNNFESAVDCYAYAVRSNPDDVDVRTSLGVALTRLGRFKEAAEHYTLALQRRPDDPLLFNNLGEVNRARGQITESLFCFYKALELNPQLAETHSNMLLTMQYDASVSSEQLHHESLFWSQRHAAHIPRTTHTGRDRNPERKLRVGFVSADLGRHPVGRFLEPVLKHRDATGFETFCYSVGQIEDEQTAILKTAADHWITAAGLSNDALIERIRTDEIDLLIDLAGHTADHRLMVFAAKPAPVQAAWAGYSGTTGLKEIDYVIADRWTVPREEEPYFAERVVRLPNCYVCLTPPEPDVPVAPLPATASDRITFGCFNNLAKMTPAVVQLWADILRAVSGSRLFLKTKALGDPGVRENVVRMFGEQFIGADRLRLEGSAPREQLLAAYGEVDIGLDPFPFNGGLTTLEALWMGVPVVSLRGNRFVGHATESFLQNMQLGDWVAATRAEYLATAQAWAGDRARLAELRSTLRDRMRNSPLTAAEPFARSFEAALRTMWHAWCLESA; this is translated from the coding sequence ATGTCCGACGCGAATCCTGCTCGCGATGCTCAGCGCAACCCCTCGTCGGCTCCCGACGAAACGTTGCTCTTATCCCTCGAGCTGCAAGCGCAGCTCCGGCTCCGGCCCGACGACGCGCGCCTCCGCTACGAAGCCGGCGAACAGCATCGCCGCGGCGGGCGCCTTCAAGCCGCGCGCGCCGAATTCGCCGAGGCCGCGCGGTTGGCCCCTCGGGTCTCCGCGGCCCATTTCCAATTGGCGAATGCCGACTACGCCCTCGGTCGCTTCGAGGAGGCGGTCGCCGCTTACGAGCGGTCGCATGAACTCGATCCGCAAGCTTCGACCGCAAACAACCGAGGCAACGCGCTCGCGCAAGTCCGGCGCATCGACGACGCAATCGGGGCATTCGAGGCGGCCCTGCGGCTCGATCCGGAGTTCGTGCCGGCCTACGTGAACCTCGGCCAAGCCTACACGGCGCGGGGCGAGTTCCAGCAAGCGATGAACTTCTTGATGCAGGCCCTCTCGCGCAACCCGCAACATCCGAAAGCGCAGGCTTTGCTCGGCGATGCGCTATCGGGCCTCAACAACTTCGAGTCGGCCGTCGATTGTTATGCCTACGCGGTCCGGTCGAATCCCGACGACGTCGATGTTCGGACCAGCCTCGGCGTCGCCCTCACGCGACTCGGCCGGTTCAAGGAAGCGGCGGAGCATTACACGCTTGCGCTGCAGCGCCGGCCCGACGATCCGCTCTTGTTCAACAACCTCGGCGAAGTGAATCGGGCCCGCGGACAAATCACGGAGTCGCTCTTTTGTTTCTACAAAGCGCTCGAGCTGAACCCGCAGCTCGCCGAGACGCACAGCAACATGCTGCTGACGATGCAATACGATGCGTCGGTATCGTCGGAGCAGTTGCACCACGAAAGTCTGTTCTGGTCGCAACGCCATGCCGCGCACATCCCGCGCACCACACACACCGGTCGCGATCGCAATCCCGAGCGGAAGCTGCGCGTCGGCTTCGTGTCGGCCGATCTCGGTCGGCATCCCGTCGGCCGATTCCTTGAGCCGGTGCTCAAGCATCGCGACGCGACCGGCTTCGAGACGTTTTGTTACTCCGTCGGGCAGATCGAAGACGAGCAGACCGCGATCCTGAAGACAGCCGCCGATCATTGGATCACCGCAGCGGGCCTCTCAAACGACGCGCTGATCGAGCGCATTCGCACGGATGAAATCGATCTCTTGATCGATCTCGCCGGCCATACGGCCGACCACCGGCTCATGGTATTCGCGGCGAAGCCTGCGCCGGTGCAAGCCGCCTGGGCGGGCTACTCCGGCACGACCGGCCTTAAGGAAATCGACTACGTGATCGCCGATCGGTGGACGGTGCCGCGTGAGGAAGAACCTTACTTCGCGGAGCGCGTCGTTCGGCTGCCGAACTGCTATGTCTGCTTGACGCCGCCGGAGCCGGACGTGCCTGTCGCCCCCTTGCCCGCGACGGCGAGCGACCGGATCACGTTCGGCTGCTTCAACAACTTAGCGAAGATGACGCCCGCGGTCGTCCAACTGTGGGCCGACATCTTGCGAGCCGTGTCGGGCTCGCGGTTGTTTCTCAAGACGAAGGCGCTCGGCGATCCCGGCGTGCGCGAGAATGTCGTTCGGATGTTCGGCGAACAATTCATCGGGGCGGATCGGCTGCGCCTCGAAGGTTCCGCGCCGCGCGAGCAACTCTTAGCCGCGTACGGCGAAGTCGATATCGGACTCGATCCGTTTCCGTTCAACGGCGGCCTCACGACACTCGAAGCGCTCTGGATGGGAGTGCCGGTCGTATCGCTGCGCGGGAACCGCTTCGTCGGCCATGCCACGGAAAGCTTTTTGCAAAACATGCAGCTCGGCGATTGGGTTGCGGCGACCCGCGCAGAGTATCTCGCAACGGCGCAAGCCTGGGCCGGTGATCGCGCACGGCTCGCGGAACTGCGCAGCACCTTGCGCGACCGGATGCGAAACTCTCCGCTCACGGCCGCGGAGCCGTTTGCGCGCAGCTTCGAAGCGGCGCTCCGGACGATGTGGCATGCTTGGTGTCTGGAATCGGCTTAG
- a CDS encoding DotU family type IV/VI secretion system protein, with product MTPKHSLAVDPVLLHMLGLLDRLAEGQSPNPLDERIRIRALLDQGEAIVGSGREWDLSKYALVSWIDEMLVETNWASREWWSNNVLEMDLFRSRLCSEQFFINAKESSTLARRDALEVYYVCVVLGFRGLYRDPALAAMLTQQHALPQNLATWAKQTALAIRLGQGRPTLAAAQRDINGAPPVKPKASVVWPWLFAGMLGAWNVIYFTLFFSR from the coding sequence ATGACGCCGAAACATTCGCTCGCAGTCGATCCCGTTTTGCTGCACATGCTCGGGCTGCTCGACCGATTGGCCGAAGGTCAATCGCCGAACCCGCTCGACGAGCGGATTCGTATTCGCGCGCTGTTGGATCAGGGAGAGGCGATCGTCGGCTCGGGGCGCGAATGGGATCTGTCGAAGTACGCCCTCGTATCGTGGATCGACGAAATGCTCGTCGAAACGAATTGGGCCTCGCGCGAGTGGTGGAGCAACAACGTCTTGGAGATGGATCTGTTTCGCTCCCGGCTCTGTAGCGAACAGTTCTTCATCAACGCGAAGGAATCGTCGACCTTGGCGCGCCGCGACGCGCTCGAGGTGTACTACGTCTGCGTCGTGCTCGGCTTTCGCGGACTGTACCGCGATCCGGCGCTCGCGGCGATGCTCACGCAGCAGCATGCGCTGCCGCAAAACTTAGCGACCTGGGCGAAGCAAACCGCGCTCGCGATCCGGCTCGGCCAAGGCCGCCCGACGCTGGCCGCGGCGCAACGCGACATCAACGGCGCGCCGCCGGTGAAGCCGAAGGCCTCGGTCGTGTGGCCGTGGTTGTTTGCCGGAATGCTCGGGGCCTGGAACGTGATTTACTTCACGCTCTTCTTTTCGCGCTGA